GGGTGATGGCGCTGATGCTGGTGGCGGGCATCGTCGATATGGCGGCTGGTCCGCAAGGCTCGGCGGCCAGCGCCTTTTATAGCGAGATGAGCTATCTCGGTGGCAAGGGTCATAATGTCGTCAACGTGATCCTGGTCGACTTCCGCGCCTTCGATACGCTGGGCGAGACGATGGTGATCGCGATGGCGGCGGTGCTGGCCCGCTCGCTGCTGATGCGTCGCGGCCGCGCGGCGCAGGAAGCGGCGCAGCCGTCGGTGCATTTCTCATTTCAGGCCTTTGGGCGTGTCCTCAGCTGGACCCTGCTCGCGGCGTCGCTGGTGATCCTGTGGCGCGGGCATGACCAGCCGGGTGGCGGCTTCGTCGGCGGGCTCGTCGCGGCGCTGTCCTTCGCCCTGCTGTCGCTGGCCTATGGGGTCGAGCGCGCGGAGCGGACATTGCGCGCCGGACCGCTGACATTGGTGGGCATCGGCATGGCCTGTACCCTGGCCAGCGGGCTGCCGGGCCTGATCGCCGGACGTCCCTATCTCACCCATTTGTGGTGGGAGCCTGTCTGGTTTCCCAAGCTGGGCACGACGATGATCTTCGACCTCGGCGTCTATCTGGTCGTACTCGGCGCGGTCCTGGCCTTCCTGTTCGGCCTTCAGCGGGAGGCGACGAAGTGACGATCCTTTACGCGCTCACCGGGGCGGGCATCATCGGCTGCGCGATCTTCATGATCCTGTCGCGCAATCTCGTCCGGATGCTGCTCGGTCTGTCCCTGCTCGCGACCGGCACCAACCTGCTGCTGTTTCTTGCCGGGCGGATTGGCAGCGAACAGCCCCCGATCATCCGCGATGGTGCCAAGGCGCTGGGCGTGTCCGCGGATCCGGTTGCACAAGCACTGATCCTCACCGCGATCGTCATCGGGTTCGCGCTGACGGTGATGCTGGGCGTGCTGGTGCTGCGCGCATGGCGTTCGGGCGGTACGGTCGATGCGCGCGAGGTGGATGCCGCGGAGATGGTCGGCCCGGCTCAGGAACGGGATGACCTGCATGGGTGACGCGCTTCTGCTCACGCTGCCCGTGCTGGTGCCATTTCTGGGCGCGGCGCTGGCGCTGCTGCTGCGCAAGCATCCTGCGGCGGCGCTGATGACAGGGCTGGCGGCGAGCGGGCTTGTCCTGCTGGCCTCGGTCGCCCTGCTCACTCGCGTGATGGTCGATCCGCGCGTCCCCCTGACGGTGTTCGGCGGCTGGCCACAGGGGTTCGGCATCGGTTTCTCGGCGGCACTTCCAGGTTCCGCGCTGGTCGTGGTGACCGCGCTGATCCTGTTCGCCGCGGCGATCTATGCCATCGGTGATATCGGCCCGCGCCGCCGGCGCGGAGGGTATGATGCGTTGATGCTGGCGATGGCCGGGGCGATGAACGGTGCCTGCCTCACCAACGATCTGTTCAACCTTTACGTCTGGTTCGAACTCGCCTTGCTCGCCGCCTTGGGACTGCTGACGATCGACCGCCGCCCGGCGCAGATCGACGGCGCGATCCGTTATGCCGCGTTCGCGATGCTGGCCGCGACCTTCATCCTGATCGGCGTCGGCATGATCTATGGCATGACCGGTACGCTCGATATCCGGACGGCGGGGGGCGGTGCTGGCGGACAGCCCGGCAAGCGTCGCATCGGCAGTTGCCGCGGCGCTGCTGCTCGGCGGGCTGATGCTGAAGTCGGGGCTGGCGCCGTTCCACCTGTGGCTTCCGGCCTCCTATCACACGGCACCGACCACGGTAGCGGCGGTGTTCGCGGGGCTGCTGACCAAGATGGGTTTCTATGCGCTCCTGCTGGTGATGGTGGTGATCTTCGGGGTGGGGCGAGGTGCGCCGGGGGGCGCCCAATTGACACCTCTGCTCGGTGGCATCGCCGCGCTGACGATGCTGCTGTGCGTCGCTGGCGCGCTGGGACAAACCGATATGCGGCGCATCCTCGCATATCATGTCGTCGCGCAGGTCGGGTATATGATGGCGGCGCTCGCGCTGGGGACGCGCGACGGGGTGACCGCAGCGATCTTCTACATGGTGCATTCGATGATCGTGCAGGCGAACCTGTTTTTCGGGGCCGGGCTGATCCGCCGTGCCTCGGCCAGCTGGGATCTGACCCGCGCGGGTGGCATCGTGCGGCGCGAGCCCCTGTTCGCCTTGCTGTTCGCGGTTCCGGTATTGTCACTGTCGGGCATCCCGCCCTTTTCAGGTTTCTGGGCGAAGCTGTTCGTGATCCGCGAGAGCCTCGACGCCGACATGGCCTGGCTGGGCGGTGTCGCCTTGCTGGCGGGCCTGCTGACGATCGTTTCCATGTCGACCTTCTGGTCCGATGCCTGCTGGAAGGATGCGCGGCGCACATCGATGCGCGCGGTGCCGAAGAGCGGACTGGTGGCGATGGCACTGCTCTCCGCCGCCACCGTGGTGATCGGGCTGATGCCGCAATGGCTGTGGTCGATCGCGCAGCTGTCGGCGCGGTTGCTGGAGGGACAGGGATGAAGCAACTCCGCCGTCTCCGGGCGATATGCGTCCTGACCGCGATCTTTCTGTGGGACCTGGTCGTCGCATCCGTCTCGGTCGCACGTATCGTGCTGGCGCCGACGATCCGCACGCATCCGGCGATCATCGCCGTGCCCGTGTCGGTGAGACGGCCCTGGGCCGTGGCGCTGTTCGCCTATTTCACCTCGCTCACACCGGGGTCGACCTGTCTGCACGTGTCGGACGACCGCACGCGCCTCTATCTTCACATCCTCGATACCCAAGATGCCGAGGCGTCGGTCGCGCGGTTCAAGCAACTCTACGAACGCTGGATCCTGGAGCTGGAGGCATGACGCTGAC
The genomic region above belongs to Sphingomonas sp. J315 and contains:
- a CDS encoding Na+/H+ antiporter subunit E; this translates as MKQLRRLRAICVLTAIFLWDLVVASVSVARIVLAPTIRTHPAIIAVPVSVRRPWAVALFAYFTSLTPGSTCLHVSDDRTRLYLHILDTQDAEASVARFKQLYERWILELEA
- a CDS encoding proton-conducting transporter membrane subunit encodes the protein MLADSPASVASAVAAALLLGGLMLKSGLAPFHLWLPASYHTAPTTVAAVFAGLLTKMGFYALLLVMVVIFGVGRGAPGGAQLTPLLGGIAALTMLLCVAGALGQTDMRRILAYHVVAQVGYMMAALALGTRDGVTAAIFYMVHSMIVQANLFFGAGLIRRASASWDLTRAGGIVRREPLFALLFAVPVLSLSGIPPFSGFWAKLFVIRESLDADMAWLGGVALLAGLLTIVSMSTFWSDACWKDARRTSMRAVPKSGLVAMALLSAATVVIGLMPQWLWSIAQLSARLLEGQG
- a CDS encoding sodium:proton antiporter translates to MTILYALTGAGIIGCAIFMILSRNLVRMLLGLSLLATGTNLLLFLAGRIGSEQPPIIRDGAKALGVSADPVAQALILTAIVIGFALTVMLGVLVLRAWRSGGTVDAREVDAAEMVGPAQERDDLHG